DNA from Nitriliruptor alkaliphilus DSM 45188:
CGGTTGATGTCACGGCCGACCCCGGTGCGCTCGAGGAGGTCCACGTCGTTGCCTCCCCCGAGGAGCCCCACGTAGTAGATCTGCGGCACGCCGGGGAGGAACACCTGGAGCGCGCGGGCGAGCAGGTGGCCGGCCTCGTCGCCGCACGCGTCCGCGAACGTGCAGTTGACCTGGTAGAGGTCGAGGTTCGAGGCGGCGACACCCGTCGCGAGGCGCGAGGTGTCACCGCTCGCGGCGTGGATGCCCTCGACCAACGCGTCGATGGCGGCGCCGTCGAGCAGCCCGAGGTGCTCGACCGTGCCGCCACCGGGGGTCGAGGTGTCCGGCCCGACGTCGATGACGCCGATGCCGTCGTGGGTGTCGAGGACCGTGACGGCGTTGGTCGGCCGCACCTCGCACCAGTGCCGCAGGGCCGACGCGTCACCGGCGTAGAGCGCGTGCAGCACCAGCGGCGGCAGGGCGAAGTCGTACACCCAGTCGACCTCGGTGGCGATCTCGACCTGGCGCCGCCAGTAGCTGTGCACCTCGACCAGGACCTCGATGCCCCGGGCGTGCGCCCGCCCCGTCAGGTAGCGGATGAAGTCGAACGTCTCCGGGGTCATGAACGAGGACGTGCCCGGGGTCTTGACCGCGTACCCCACGGCGTCGAGGCGGACCATCCGGATGCCGTGGGCGGCGAAGCGGTCGAGGATGCCGTCGAGGTAGGCGACGCTGCCGGGGTGGTGGACGTCGAGGTCGATCTGCTGGGGCGTGAAGGTGGTCCAGTACAGCCGCCGGGTCCGGTCGGCGTGCTGCACGGCGGTCAGCGGCAGGCCCGGTCGGGGGCGGTAG
Protein-coding regions in this window:
- the gtfA gene encoding sucrose phosphorylase translates to MRDHVQLITYADRLAGDLRGLTALLTGPLDGVFDAVHVLPFFTPIDGADAGFDPVDHTEVDPRLGDWSDVEALGRVLPVMADLIVNHVSADSPAFRDVIARGASSPHAGMFLTLDAVFPGGAREADLLAIYRPRPGLPLTAVQHADRTRRLYWTTFTPQQIDLDVHHPGSVAYLDGILDRFAAHGIRMVRLDAVGYAVKTPGTSSFMTPETFDFIRYLTGRAHARGIEVLVEVHSYWRRQVEIATEVDWVYDFALPPLVLHALYAGDASALRHWCEVRPTNAVTVLDTHDGIGVIDVGPDTSTPGGGTVEHLGLLDGAAIDALVEGIHAASGDTSRLATGVAASNLDLYQVNCTFADACGDEAGHLLARALQVFLPGVPQIYYVGLLGGGNDVDLLERTGVGRDINRHRYTPDEVATALDRPFTQRLIALLRLRRTHPAFRGGWELLGAPDHQLAMRWTAGDDVAELRVDLRDRSLCLRVTDSGHQQEVTDPLDLAHLG